From the Saccharomycodes ludwigii strain NBRC 1722 chromosome I, whole genome shotgun sequence genome, one window contains:
- the SUR7 gene encoding Sur7p (similar to Saccharomyces cerevisiae YML052W | SUR7 | SUppressor of Rvs167 mutation): MINKHVERANRVITVLFYLGSTLLFILLILSGSINHFPINKFYWLSANTSNIPGAPYDISRWTFWGLCAEKNDKNVCSNYLSPAYPISPKDNFDTTTNLPPSFVSNRSTYFYLTRFDFVFFWLGLIFTGVNTILYIFTFCSYSFTKVVWFLQILASVFTISAVCMQTAAVAMAKNAFKNYGDDVSIGPALMGISWAILFLTICLFFMTGGTFIKKGYKHHQNYVEMSKYKEDALKYQQYMNSTKPINTDNASNPTDPYSLPSTYDEGYQQQNAEKQQQQQPVDIIQKSAGVIQQNPKSSVKFFHFKKTKKIPHNDDGSV, translated from the coding sequence ATGATTAACAAACATGTTGAACGTGCCAATAGAGTAATTacagtattattttatttgggttccactttattatttatattactTATCCTATCAGGCTCAATAAACCATTTCCCAATCAACAAGTTTTATTGGTTATCAGCAAATACTTCAAACATTCCAGGAGCCCCATATGATATCTCTAGATGGACGTTTTGGGGGTTATGTGCTGagaaaaatgataaaaatgtttgTTCAAACTATCTATCACCAGCCTACCCTATCTCTCCAAAGGATAATTTTGATACCACTACAAACTTACCACCTTCATTTGTAAGCAACAGATcaacttatttttatttgactagatttgattttgtatttttctgGCTAGGTTTGATTTTCACCGGTGTCAACACTATTTTATACATTTTCACCTTTTGCTCGTATTCTTTTACTAAGGTTGTTTGGTTTTTACAAATTTTGGCCTCTGTCTTCACCATATCAGCAGTTTGTATGCAAACCGCTGCTGTTGCTATGGCCAAAAATGctttcaaaaattatgGAGATGATGTCTCTATCGGTCCTGCTTTAATGGGTATTTCATGGGCCattctatttttaactatttgtttgtttttcatgACAGGCGGtacatttattaaaaaaggataCAAACACCACCAAAACTATGTAGAGATGTCTAAATATAAGGAAGATGCGTTAAAGTACCAACAGTATATGAATTCAACAAAACCAATAAATACTGATAACGCTAGTAATCCTACGGACCCTTATAGCTTGCCAAGCACCTACGATGAAGgttatcaacaacaaaatgctgaaaaacaacaacaacaacaacctGTTGATATTATCCAAAAATCTGCTGGTGTTATTCAACAAAATCCAAAAAGTAGTGTAAAGTTTTTtcactttaaaaaaactaaaaaaattccCCATAATGATGACGGATCTGTGtaa
- the RSE1 gene encoding U2 snRNP complex subunit RSE1 (similar to Saccharomyces cerevisiae YML049C | RSE1 | RNA Splicing and ER-to-Golgi transport) produces MFVKDSELHLYNKTLLKNSNYICSTIGDFYTDSTKIDTANEKHRKRKELQIVVCTESHIELYDTDINDNLNKIAEIPFFTIIKNVDRIPSKSLSSYMKPDLLLLTTDSGYVTIGKFKKNSNNGISAASIEFITLFNEPIFRSGIRRLSPIYYTNVDPKSRCFILSGMERNKTCYLIDFNSDGSHGVDISSPIVSNTPHNFVINSTACDVGLDNPVFVYLEAQVENNYNDNSTSALFCNFYSLDMGLNYISKISEIPLTNNEHFIMGLPNLEEYGIYKKSHLSNKIEMEEYKNSFVLVNGDDGKIRLLDCFNRLGKFVEISIPKDSSGVIPKIVCGSTQRLKNSFFLLLQTNLGDIFKLVIDGNINENSIILHLDYFDTLPLSFNLHILKNGTLFNVPEYGAPTLYQFESLGDVTAEERSTFTRHGKLKNLSILDSIKCSANPICSSIVNNNTPLSLITHGFESELIQCGINWSEVISTDLPTTPENLWSIKNTSSKGKPLTKLLFFGFQHSLSILTINNGSIEELGRGEGEEEFPFILQEEKTLLISHMGLKSILQVTNNLVLQITHNLEYNKFTAKLRWYPPAGVKIVAASTSTTQLVVALSNNEIVYFEMDRNESLNEFQDHIEDDDGNTDGCISSIALVSTQFRCDYMSVVTYKRVDGNEKEETLVKIYSLKAQDEDTFLEMVAMQSLSSFCVSNIIVDSNSGSYLSLHLGLHSGVYICSKISKFDGSLFDVRNKFMGSRPALLSFIDMIDIKYLIRNEEGEEEEEEEEEEEEEEEEEEEKEEDEEEQANRPCIIITSNKSWLSYVGPDDEIIIRPILYEKNLKKNVSFKTMEVKRNGICSITPQGAMIIGKLSDIQEQNITTDNEFVTNIYDKTFDEEENGRTKSTVGKLKRGFLLKDLDNNKLYYKLENFEDGKLWLGMLMGSKVVGEVVVENTVALCAHITKIAGNKYLFISSKNGYLKTFQITSKKKIAMIFLHDTLVEDRIYAMGSFREKLLVSVHNVLVLYGLGKKQLLKKSITFTTPSITKVTCLDTFQNSRIVIGDIKESVTFYQYHEDWNVFLPLADDVMKRHVIQVKFLDARTVIGSDKFGNVYCLRLPDDVEDIEVFLIKNFPFNPYTNNVGIYNKAFDENKPNIYVCPLKLQLLTQYFLNDIVTSFHIVDLANMSNRNVIVYTCLQGTIGVLAPLLTENEVRMLKTLESSLRIIDLKHEFKIFYSGRNHLMYRGYYGPVRNTFDGDYCNEFWRLAPSIKEQVVTQMNNEYTAENEGLTVAEILKFLNDFKMHVI; encoded by the coding sequence ATGTTCGTTAAAGACAGTGAATTgcatttatataataagaCACTATTGAAGAATTCCAATTATATTTGTTCCACTATAGGCGATTTCTACACCGACAGTACCAAGATCGATACTGCCAATGAAAAACATcgtaaaagaaaagaattaCAAATTGTAGTATGTACAGAATCCCACATAGAATTATATGACACCGATATAAACGAtaatttaaacaaaatagcAGAAATCCCATTCTTCACAATCATTAAGAATGTCGATAGAATACCGTCTAAATCATTATCTTCATATATGAAACCtgatcttttattattaactacAGACTCTGGTTACGTAACTATAggtaaatttaaaaaaaatagtaacaacGGTATTTCTGCTGCCAGTATCGAATTTATCACCTTGTTTAATGAGCCCATATTCAGAAGCGGCATTAGAAGATTATCTCCAATTTATTATACAAATGTTGATCCTAAAAGTAgatgttttatattaagTGGCATGGAACGCAACAAAACCTGCTATCTAATAGACTTTAATAGTGATGGGTCGCATGGAGTTGATATATCTAGCCCAATTGTTTCTAACACTCCGCATAACTTTGTAATTAATTCTACAGCGTGCGATGTTGGACTGGATAATCCAGTTTTTGTGTACCTTGAAGCACAAGTGGAGAACAATTATAATGACAATTCAACTTCGGCGTTGTTTTGTAACTTTTATTCGTTAGATATGGGTTTAAACTATATCTCAAAAATATCTGAGATCCCATTAACAAATAATGAACACTTTATAATGGGTTTGCCCAATTTAGAAGAATATGGTATCTACAAGAAAAGTCACCTATCAAATAAGATAGAAATGGAAGAGTATAAAAATTCGTTTGTTTTGGTTAATGGTGATGATGGTAAAATCAGATTACTAGATTGTTTCAACAGGTTGGGTAAATTTGTTGAAATTTCCATACCCAAGGACTCCAGCGGTGTTATTCCTAAAATAGTTTGTGGATCCACTCAAAGATTgaaaaatagtttttttcttttattacaGACAAATCTGggtgatatttttaagcTAGTTATTGATGGgaatattaatgaaaattcAATTATTTTGCATTTAGATTACTTTGACACCCTTCCGTTGAGTTTTAACTTgcatattttgaaaaatggtACATTGTTTAATGTTCCAGAATATGGTGCACCAACTTTATATCAGTTTGAAAGTTTGGGCGATGTTACTGCTGAGGAGCGCAGCACTTTTACAAGGCATggaaagttaaaaaatttgtcaATATTGGATTCAATCAAATGTTCCGCAAATCCAATTTGCTCGTCAattgtaaataataacactcCGCTAAGTTTAATCACGCACGGATTTGAATCTGAGCTTATTCAATGTGGCATCAACTGGTCAGAAGTGATATCCACCGATTTACCAACCACACCTGAAAACCTTTGGTCTATTAAGAACACTAGTTCTAAAGGCAAGCCTTTGACTAAGTTACTGTTTTTCGGTTTTCAACACTCACTAAGTATATTAACTATTAACAATGGTTCTATTGAAGAGCTAGGAAGGGGTGAAGGTGAGGAAGAATTCCCCTTTATATtacaagaagaaaaaacttTGCTTATATCACATATGGGACTAAAATCAATTTTGCAAGTTACTAACAATTTAGTATTACAAATCACACACAATTTGGAGTATAACAAATTTACTGCAAAGTTGAGGTGGTATCCTCCAGCTGGTGTTAAGATTGTTGCAGCGTCTACTTCAACAACACAACTAGTTGTTGCATTGTCCAATAATGAAATTGTTTACTTTGAGATGGATCGAAATGAGTCATTAAATGAGTTTCAAGATCATatagaagatgatgatggaAACACCGATGGGTGTATTTCCTCTATTGCATTGGTCTCGACTCAATTTAGATGTGATTATATGTCCGTGGTAACTTATAAACGGGTTGATGGTAATGAGAAAGAGGAAACTTTGGTGAAAATTTATAGTTTGAAGGCACAGGATGAGGACACTTTTTTGGAAATGGTTGCTATGCAATCTTTAAGTTCTTTTTGTGTATCCAATATAATTGTTGATAGTAACAGTGGTAGTTATCTTTCTTTACATCTGGGTCTTCATTCTGGTGTTTATATCTGTTCAAAAATAAGCAAATTTGATGGTTCTTTGTTTGACGTTAGGAATAAATTCATGGGTTCTAGACCAGCATTGTTATCTTTTATAGATATGATAGATATTAAGTATTTGATCAGGAAtgaagaaggagaagaagaagaagaagaagaagaagaagaagaagaagaagaagaagaagaagaagagaagGAGGAGGACGAGGAAGAACAAGCGAATAGACCATGTATCATTATTACTTCAAATAAATCATGGCTTTCTTATGTTGGTCCTGACGacgaaataataataagacCTATTTTATATgagaaaaatttgaaaaaaaatgtttcttttaaaaccaTGGAGGTTAAAAGGAATGGTATTTGCTCTATTACACCACAAGGTGCAATGATTATTGGGAAATTGTCAGATATTCAGGAACAGAATATCACAACTGATAACGAATTTGTTACTAACATTTATGATAAAACTTTTGATGAGGAAGAGAATGGTCGCACCAAGAGTACAGTTGGCAAATTAAAACGAGGTTTCTTACTAAAAGACCTGGATAACAATAAGCTTTATTACAAGCTTGAAAACTTTGAAGATGGAAAATTATGGCTTGGAATGCTTATGGGATCTAAGGTGGTAGGAGAAGTTGTAGTAGAAAATACTGTTGCATTATGTGCACACATAACGAAAATAGCAGgtaacaaatatttatttatatcgAGTAAAAATGGATACTTGAAGACTTTCCAAATAacttctaaaaaaaaaattgcaatgatatttttgcaTGATACTTTGGTGGAAGACCGGATTTATGCAATGGGGTCATTTagagaaaaattattggtaTCTGTTCACAATGTATTGGTTTTGTATGGGCTTGGTAAGAAACAGTTGCTAAAAAAATCTATTACTTTTACCACACCCTCAATAACCAAAGTTACTTGTTTAGACACTTTCCAAAATAGTAGGATTGTTATAGGTGACATTAAGGAAAGTGTCACcttttatcaatatcatGAAGACTGGAATGTCTTTTTGCCATTGGCTGATGATGTGATGAAAAGACATGTTATTCAGGTGAAATTTTTAGATGCGAGAACAGTTATTGGTTCTGATAAGTTTGGTAACGTTTATTGTTTAAGACTGCCTGACGATGTGGAAGATATTGAagtttttctaataaagaACTTCCCCTTCAATCCCTATACTAATAATGTTGGTATCTATAATAAGGcatttgatgaaaataaaccaaatatatatgtttgtCCATTAAAGTTACAATTACTCacccaatattttttgaatgacATAGTAACATCTTTCCACATAGTTGATTTGGCCAATATGTCTAATCGTAACGTTATTGTGTATACTTGTTTGCAAGGGACCATAGGTGTACTTGCGCCGCTATTGACCGAAAATGAGGTGCGCATGTTGAAAACTTTGGAGTCTTCCTTAAGAATAATAGATTTAAAACAcgaatttaaaatattttattcagGTAGAAACCATTTAATGTATAGAGGTTATTATGGACCGGTTAGGAACACCTTTGATGGTGATTATTGTAATGAGTTTTGGAGGTTAGCACCAAGTATCAAAGAACAAGTAGTTACACAAATGAATAACGAATATACAGCAGAGAATGAGGGCTTAACTGTTGctgaaattttaaaattcttgaatgattttaaaatgCATGTTATATAG
- the GSF2 gene encoding Gsf2p (similar to Saccharomyces cerevisiae YML048W | GSF2 | Glucose Signaling Factor) → MEVFIRLNDDIERDFAFQVDKNGKFNDKIMHLFDTENGIGSFMNLKPSIFHKSKPVGFYKSIHPGYLTDNGSLLFPLDADEKEFLEELDLGNVEICKQLWPHQLIVPIWEKSGLAIFIYCAFFAFWLYTDLPDFISPTPGICLTNQVSRLVKYIVESFGYIQLAKVLENEIKPNSANKLAQIIFFSCHLFKVIFISFFFYTGFFNPISFNPLVFINTRKGALHKEKIKNILTEYGWIGVRRATFDEYYTDYYKYVVEKAGGQVEAYKQGILKSFSKPGVLLGKGEGFQTPIDKRFTIDTFEAMKIEKKFYLSEKYFLTVEKILKKDIDSLGENMGEIVKLLRNFRRYGLFNSNDEIKEMVQIRKSIEPDDESESKPEQEKKEQ, encoded by the coding sequence atggaaGTTTTTATACGTTTAAATGATGATATAGAAAGAGATTTTGCTTTCCAAgttgataaaaatggtaaattcaatgataaaataatgCATTTATTTGACACCGAAAATGGAATTGGTTCCTTTATGAATTTAAAACCAAGCATCTTTCACAAAAGCAAACCAGTTGGTTTTTATAAATCCATACATCCAGGTTACTTGACCGACAATGGTTCTTTATTATTCCCTCTTGATGCCGATGAGAAGGAATTTTTGGAGGAATTAGACTTAGGCAATGTTGAAATTTGTAAACAACTTTGGCCACATCAGCTAATAGTTCCAATTTGGGAAAAAAGTGGTTTGGCTATTTTCATATACTGTGCTTTCTTTGCTTTTTGGTTATATACAGATTTGCCCGACTTTATTTCACCAACTCCAGGTATTTGTTTGACTAATCAAGTTAGTAGGTTAgttaaatatattgttGAAAGTTTTGGATACATTCAATTGGCTAAGGTAttggaaaatgaaattaaacCCAATTCAGCAAATAAGCTTGCAcagattatatttttctcttGTCACCTTTTCAaagttatatttatttccttttttttctatacaGGGTTCTTCAATCCAATTTCCTTCAATCCATTAGTTTTTATCAACACCAGAAAAGGAGCACTTCATAAAGAGAagatcaaaaatattttaactgAATATGGTTGGATCGGCGTTAGAAGAGCCACTTTTGATGAATATTATactgattattataaatatgttGTTGAAAAAGCTGGGGGTCAGGTAGAAGCTTACAAACAGggtattttaaaatcttttagTAAACCAGGTGTTCTTTTGGGTAAAGGCGAAGGTTTTCAAACCCCAATTGATAAAAGATTTACCATTGATACCTTTGAGGCAATGAAGATAGAAAAGAAGTTTTACTTGAGTGAAAAGTACTTTTTGACTgtggaaaaaattttgaaaaaggatATTGATTCGTTGGGTGAAAATATGGGAGAAATTGTTAAATTATTGAGAAACTTTAGAAGGTATGGGTTATTTAATTCGAATGAcgaaataaaagaaatggtTCAAATTAGGAAATCCATTGAACCTGATGATGAATCGGAAAGCAAACCTGAAcaagaaaagaaggaacaataa
- a CDS encoding YqaE/Pmp3 family membrane protein (similar to Saccharomyces cerevisiae YDR276C | PMP3 | Plasma Membrane Proteolipid), whose product MPATKSDIIKIIAAIILPPLGVFLEVGFSLDLLINIILTCLGYIPGILHALWVILRN is encoded by the coding sequence atgcCAGCCACAAAATCAGACATAATCAAAATCATTGCTGCTATCATTTTGCCGCCACTAGGTGTATTTTTGGAAGTTGGATTTTCATTGGATTtgttaattaatattatcttAACCTGTTTAGGTTATATCCCAGGTATTCTTCATGCGTTGTGGGTTATATTAAGGAAttga
- the GAL80 gene encoding transcription regulator GAL80 (similar to Saccharomyces cerevisiae YML051W | GAL80 | GALactose metabolism), with protein MPHLSTDNNVDNGSIMSQQIRVGFIGLSGNKGWAVKSHYLAIKQLQKDYRITALLNSTLESSRKTIGDLQLDPGTCKPFGNDIIKFAQYDQIDLIVVSVKVPEHYKICMDLLENKPNGGKGFKILYVEWSLGNGLNEAQKIYDKASEVGVQGIICLQGRYSPYILRAKELINNGGIGEINCIEISANGGWYGYERPIKSPSYLYDLKSGTNLITIAFAHTIDLIQYITGSYFNNISSMIFNNISEQELVDEHGKPTGQFVKKTVPDHLLFQGSLIEGNVPVSCSFKGGTPQKKFTKNLVIDIHGTKGDLKIEGDAGFPEISNLVLYFCGIRHTLSPDSANNSTDKDNASLSSSYNNNTYFKIKNQNTFNGEDVEKADTASQYPCKKRRIVSFQRDNSSTNNNVDQTVEVYHLRNYNPVVGNIMRVYEAITKYYRNEGIHRSGDQENDSIKLFDAQKMNNHGFPTFKDALILHRLIENVFESSKDHKTVNVSHIDE; from the coding sequence ATGCCTCATCTTAGCACTGATAACAATGTGGATAACGGTAGTATTATGTCACAACAAATAAGGGTCGGTTTTATTGGTTTATCAGGTAATAAAGGATGGGCAGTTAAATCGCATTACTTGGCTATAAAACAATTACAGAAAGATTATAGAATTACCGCATTGTTAAACTCAACATTAGAATCATCACGAAAAACTATTGGCGATTTGCAATTGGATCCCGGAACTTGTAAACCATTTGGTAAtgatataattaaatttgcCCAATATGACCAAATAGATTTAATCGTGGTTAGTGTCAAGGTACCTGAGCACTATAAAATATGTATGGATTTACTAGAAAATAAACCCAACGGGGGTAAAggtttcaaaatattatatgtCGAGTGGAGTTTGGGGAATGGACTAAACGAAGcccaaaaaatatatgacAAAGCTTCGGAAGTTGGTGTACAAGGTATCATATGTTTACAAGGTAGGTATTCTCCGTATATCCTAAGGGCTAAggaattaattaataacgGCGGAATCGGTGAAATAAACTGTATTGAGATTAGTGCTAACGGAGGTTGGTATGGTTATGAAAGACCAATTAAATCACCCAGTTATTTATACGATTTGAAAAGTGGTACCAATTTAATTACTATTGCATTTGCGCATACCATAGATCTAATCCAATATATAACAGGCtcttattttaataatatatcttCCATGATCTTCAACAACATATCGGAACAAGAACTAGTGGATGAACACGGCAAACCAACTGGACAGTTTGTGAAAAAGACCGTTCCGGATCATTTATTGTTCCAAGGTTCTTTAATTGAAGGAAATGTTCCTGTTAGCTGCAGTTTTAAAGGTGGTACtccccaaaaaaaatttacaaaaaatttagtTATAGACATACATGGTACCAAAGGtgatttgaaaattgaAGGCGATGCTGGTTTCCCTGAGATCTCGAACTtggttttatatttttgtggTATTAGACATACTTTATCACCAGATAGTGCTAATAATAGCACCGACAAAGATAACGCATCATTAAGTTCATCgtacaataacaatacctattttaaaataaaaaatcaaaacacTTTTAATGGGGAAGATGTGGAAAAAGCTGATACTGCAAGCCAATATCCCTGCAAAAAAAGGCGCATAGTCTCCTTTCAAAGAGATAACAGTAGCACCAATAATAACGTGGATCAAACAGTTGAAGTTTATCATTTAAGAAATTATAATCCTGTGGTGGGAAATATAATGAGAGTGTACGAAGCAATTACCAAATATTACAGGAATGAGGGAATTCATAGATCAGGCGATCAAGAAAATGATAGTATCAAGTTATTTGATGctcaaaaaatgaataatcATGGATTTCCAACTTTTAAAGATGCTTTGATTTTACATAGACTAATAGAGAATGTTTTTGAAAGTAGTAAGGATCATAAAACTGTAAATGTGTCACACATAGATgagtaa
- the APS2 gene encoding Aps2p (similar to Saccharomyces cerevisiae YJR058C | APS2 | clathrin Associated Protein complex Small subunit) encodes MAIQFLFCLNKQGILRISKVYNHKVFQTIENSTEKNDSVFVNEVFKLISTRDHKKQSNFVPLNDKTKLIYKRYAGLYFILGVDLADEDELLYLTNIHFLVEVLDQFFGNVCELDIVFNFYKVYMCIDEIFQAGEIVETDKDRLQQRLQLLNKLD; translated from the coding sequence atggccatacaatttttattttgtttgaaCAAACAAGGTATACTAAGAATATCCAAAGTATATAACCATAAGGTGTTTCAAACTATAGAAAATAGcactgaaaaaaatgattcgGTTTTTGTAAATGAAGTATTCAAATTAATATCTACAAGAGatcataaaaaacaatCTAATTTTGTACCGTTAAATGATAAAACCAAATTGATATACAAAAGATATGCCGggttatattttatacTTGGTGTAGATTTAGCAGATGAGGATGAATTGTTATACCTAACGAATATACACTTTTTAGTAGAAGTATTGGATCAATTTTTTGGTAATGTGTGTGAATTAGatattgttttcaatttttataaagttTATATGTGTATCGATGAAATTTTCCAAGCTGGTGAAATTGTAGAAACTGATAAGGATAGATTACAACAAAGATTACAGTTGTTGAATAAATTGGATTAg
- the HIT1 gene encoding Hit1p (similar to Saccharomyces cerevisiae YJR055W | HIT1 | HIgh Temperature growth): protein MANCEHKQKEDPKEKIPDTNQELVQDNKKENTLNCSQTPEYNTILENSKELQELLTYNAVKYHLHKVYRILTIQNGAGITDNEAKRDLAIEYLNTLRVGGIHHNEAVEEFCQLASQKLFN from the exons ATGGCTAATTGCGAA cataaacaaaaagaagatCCGAAAGAGAAAATACCGGATACAAACCAAGAACTCGTTCaggataataaaaaggaaaacacATTAAACTGTTCACAAACTCCTGAGTATAATacaattttggaaaattcaAAAGAGTTGCAAGAACTTTTAACGTACAACGCagtaaaatatcatttacACAAAGTTTACAGAATATTAACCATCCAAAATGGAGCAGGGATAACGGATAATGAAGCCAAAAGGGATTTAGCTATAGAATATTTAAACACGTTAAGAGTGGGTGGTATTCATCATAATGAGGCGGTAGAAGAATTTTGTCAGTTAGCATCacaaaaactttttaattaa
- the CDC8 gene encoding bifunctional thymidylate/uridylate kinase (similar to Saccharomyces cerevisiae YJR057W | CDC8 | Cell Division Cycle), whose product MVSQNNNNNNSKRGYLILIEGLDRTGKSTQAQYLSEISLLNDPILYKFPNRSTNIGKIINRYLTDKTMETVPDQTIHLLFSSNRWECINEIKTCLLNGKNVILDRYVYSGIAYSMAKNIKQMDYKWCYNCDVGLLKPDLTLFFQNRKNAMNTGFGDERYETADFQQQVATKFNEIFYKWEDKKYLNENIKFIDVENLSIRQVNKIVLQTVQEFIDAEKERQEKQKTALPFKFFEPLS is encoded by the coding sequence ATGGTTTCacaaaacaataacaataacaattctAAACGCGGCTATCTAATCCTAATTGAAGGTTTAGATCGTACAGGAAAATCAACACAAGCACAATATTTATCAGAAATTTCACTTTTAAATGACCCAATTTTATACAAATTTCCTAATAGATCAACCAATATAGGCAAGATCATCAATCGATATTTAACCGATAAGACTATGGAAACCGTTCCGGATCAAActattcatttattatttagtaGCAATAGATGGGAATGtattaatgaaattaaGACCTGTCTATTAAATGGTAAGAATGTGATTTTGGATAGGTATGTTTATTCAGGTATTGCTTATTCAATGgctaaaaatattaaacagATGGATTACAAATGGTGCTATAATTGCGATGTTGGACTATTGAAACCTGATTTGACActatttttccaaaatagaaaaaatgcCATGAACACTGGATTTGGCGATGAAAGATATGAAACTGCGGACTTCCAACAACAAGTTGCTACTAAATTCAATGAAATCTTTTATAAATGGGAAGATAAAAAGTATCTAAacgaaaatattaaatttattgatgTTGAAAACTTATCCATTCGACAAGTTAACAAAATAGTTTTACAAACAGTACAAGAATTTATTGATGCTGAAAAGGAGAgacaagaaaaacaaaaaactgCACTtccatttaaattttttgagCCATTATCGTAA
- the AIM32 gene encoding Aim32p (similar to Saccharomyces cerevisiae YML050W | AIM32 | Altered Inheritance rate of Mitochondria), producing MSKPLLNSTRKLFSTSLPLFLNGTKEPLFNNRYNFISIKRGESDIDLNRLTLQCNCFLDELDKKSGFSVERLNLLQHQEKYEKDESVITSQIPFYNKHLLLLTPPNSYNYWNSRIESDSNWPYSSIGHLKQKLLKSGVLGKGLLINAISMENYDNIPSIDFKEYANFLSIPEMKLYSINVSQLDSFDNFLIKQYKKIGQATDIDSKVYNPFIIEKKEVIGNKDNTLDNPDIQFKVGHFNLNKGLILVCGHKKRDSRCGYIAPYIIDELKRSDLNNYHIGVISHIGGHKYAGNLIIYKFNNFSITKNSNPNIDGIWLKQVYPQFIKTIIDNIEQNNIIKELYRGLYTSYK from the coding sequence ATGTCCAAACCCCTTCTTAATTCAACACGCAAGTTGTTTTCAACAAGTTTACCATTATTCTTGAATGGTACTAAAGAGCCCCTATTCAATAAtagatataattttatatctaTAAAAAGGGGGGAAAGTGATATTGATCTTAACAGATTGACTCTCCAATGCAATTGTTTTTTAGATGAATTGGATAAAAAGTCAGGGTTTTCAGTTGAGCGACTAAATTTGCTACAAcaccaagaaaaatatgaaaaggATGAATCGGTAATTACTAGTCAAATTCCATTCTATAATAAGCATCTATTGCTACTTACTCCGCCAAATTCATATAATTATTGGAACTCTAGGATTGAATCAGATTCTAACTGGCCATATTCTTCAATTGGTCACCTAAAGCAAAAGTTATTGAAAAGTGGCGTTCTAGGCAAAGGTTTATTGATTAACGCTATTTCGATGGAAAACTATGACAATATTCCCTCGattgattttaaagaatatgctaattttttatctattCCTGAGATGAAACTATACTCTATCAACGTATCTCAACTTGATTCATTTGAcaactttttaataaaacaatataaaaaaattggccAAGCTACTGATATTGATTCCAAAGTTTATAATCCATTCATTATTGAGAAGAAGGAGGTAATTGGAAACAAAGATAATACTCTGGATAACCCTGATATTCAATTTAAAGTTGGTCATTTCAACCTAAATAAGGGGTTGATTTTAGTTTGTGGgcataaaaaaagggaTTCGAGATGTGGTTACATAGCACCATATATTATCGACGAATTAAAAAGGTCAGACTTAAATAATTATCACATTGGTGTTATTTCACATATTGGTGGTCATAAATATGCTGGCAACTTAATAATTTACAAgtttaacaattttagtATTACTAAGAATAGTAATCCTAATATTGATGGCATTTGGCTTAAACAAGTATATCCTCAATTCATTAAAACTATTATTGACAATattgaacaaaataatattattaaggAATTATATAGAGGATTATATACCTCCTAtaaatag